A genomic segment from Cyprinus carpio isolate SPL01 chromosome A22, ASM1834038v1, whole genome shotgun sequence encodes:
- the LOC109077919 gene encoding uncharacterized protein LOC109077919, whose protein sequence is MREKVENMKLLFNLLQVFLFLLDNGVSCVGSDEVSVSVKEGDSVTLHTDVKTNQQEDIKWYFNDTRIAQISGDLSKICTDVQCNEGTERFRDRLKLDHQTGSLTITNITNTDSGLYELKIISSSTSSDKNFNVAVNGVPATEREEMKGNEGESVTLDPGVIKNPNDLIMWYFNDSRIAEITGEQSKTCTDDLYKERFRNRLKLDHQTGSLTITNTRTTDSGVYHLQINSTSSSFSISRVKRFNVTVTGAVPDSGLSSAIVAGIVVAVVLLVAVSAAVVYCRRRRYIPAEQNDSDVNNLSPDPKCIPLSQIQTKAANETV, encoded by the exons ATGAGGGAGAAAGTGGAGAACATGAAGCTTCTCTTTAATTTGCTCCAAGTGTTCTTGTTTTTACTCGACAACG gtgtgtcttgtGTCGGATCAGATGAAGTATCGGtttcagtgaaggagggagattcagtcactctacacactgatgttaaaacaaaTCAGCAAGAAGATATTAAATGGTATTTCAATGACACACGCATCGCTCAAATCAGTGGAGATCTCAgcaagatctgtacagatgttcagtgtaatgaaggtactgagagattcagagacagactgaagctggatcatcagactggatctctgaccatcacaaacatcacaaacacagactctggactttatgaactgaagatcatcagcagcagcaccaGCAGTGACAAGAACTTCAATGTTGCTGTCAatg gtgttcctGCTACTGAACGAGAAGAAATGAAGGGAAAtgagggagaatctgtcactttagatcctgGTGTAATAAAAAACCCAAATGATTTGATaatgtggtattttaatgacagcCGCATTGCTGAAATCACGGGAGAACAGAGTAAGACCTGTACAGATGATCTTTATAAAGAGAgattcagaaacagactgaagctggaccatcagactggatctctgaccatcacaaacaccagaaccacagactctggagtttaTCATCTACAGATCAACAGCACCAGCAGCAGCTTCAGCATCAGCAGAGTCAAGAGATTCAATGTCACTGTCACTGGTG CTGTTCCAGATTCAGGTTTGTCTTCAGCTATTGTAGCAGGAATAGTTGTAGCTGTTGTTCTGCTGGTGGCTGTAAGTGCTGCTGTGGTTTACTGTCGCCGCAGGAGATATATACCAGCAGAACAGAAT GACAGTGATGTTAATAACTTGTCACCTGATCCGAAATGCATTCCTTTAAGTCAAATTCAGACCAAGGCTGCCAATGAAACAGTGTAA